Genomic segment of Desulfatirhabdium butyrativorans DSM 18734:
ATTGCGAGATGGGTGGTTGCTTTCCTGCACCTGGATAACCCGCAAACCGTAAGGTTGTTGCTGATATCCGGAATTCTGGTGGAGAAGGCCATTTTGGCATTTGGACTGTCGATGACCGGTCAGGGAAGAATCCTGTTCCCTGAAATGGCGTTCTTGGTCAGTGTTCAAATTGGATGGGCCGTGATCTTGGGGCCATTTTTATTCAACTGGTTTCGAAGAATTTACGGCAAACTGCAGATCAGTGTAACGCAATGAAAAATAGATCACCTATAGCGTATTTCTGCCGATGATCCACTCAATCCTTTTTTGTATTCAATCTATGTCGTTTGAATCATGACGAATCCCAAACGTTTGCTTTCCTCCCAAACCCCTGATTTCGATTGGTACAGGAAGAGGCTTTTCGTATCGGCTTGTATCGTGCTGCCCGTTTTCGCCGCCTTGTTTTTTCGTCTGCTCTATCTCCAAATTATCGAGGGAGACTATTTTAAACAGCTCTCCGAAAACAATTGTATCCGTATTCAGAATTTCGATTCTCCCAGGGGATTGATTTTTGATCGAAATGGCGTTTTGCTTGTCGATAACCAACCGTCATACGATGCTGGACTTGTTTTAAAGGATGCCAAGCCTCTGGGACAAGCGTTGCAGCATCTCGCCACCTATCTTGATCTTTCTGAGGACGAAATCGAGCAGACTATCGAGAGAAAAAAGTCCCTTGCAGCGTTGAAACCGATTACCATCAAAGAAAATATTTCTCGGAACCTGCTCGGATTCTTAGAGGCCAATCGGTATGACATACCTGGCTTGGTGGTTGATGTCCGCTTGAAGAGACGCTATGTATATGCGGATACGACCGCGCATATTTTGGGTTATCTGGGAGAGGTCAGTTCGGCGGAATTGGCTGGAGAACGGTTTATGGCATATCGGCGAGGCGATATCGTTGGAAAATATGGAATTGAAAGAAGCTATGAAGATATTCTGAAAGGGGTACGTGGAGGGAGACAGATCGTAGTTGATGCCAGGGGCAGATTGTCGACCGTGCTCGATACCATTGCTTCTGTGCCAGGTTCCAATCTTTTCCTGTCAATTGATGCGACGCTTCAGCAGAAGGCAGAATCCCTTCTCAGCGGAACAGTGGGCGCTGTCGTCGCAATTGAACCTTTTTCGGGAAAAGTTCTTGCAATGGTCAGCAGCCCAAGCTTTGATCCGAATCATTTTATCGATGGAATGAGCAGAGAGCAATGGGAACAGTTAAGCAAGAACCGGCAAAGACCCCTCGAAAACAAGGCGATTCAGGCTGAATACCCTCCGGCATCCACATACAAGATCGTTACTGCCATCGCCGGTCTGGAAGAAGGGGTGATCGATGAGAAAACGACTTTTAATTGTCCGGGATATCTGAAATTCGGGGATCGGGACTACCGGTGCTGGAGAAAAGGGGGGCATGGAACCGTAAATGTCATCCGGGCGCTGGCCGAATCCTGTGACGTTTTCTTTTATCAAACAGGGTTGCGGCTCGGTGTGGATCGACTGGCTACTTATGCCAAAGCTTTTGGATTGGGCGCACCAAGCGGGATTCATCTGGATGGAGAGGCTTCCGGGTTGATTCCGACTTCTTCGTGGAAAAAGAAGAAAACAGGTGTGCCCTGGCAAATGGGAGAAACCCTTTCGATCGCGATTGGTCAGGGCTATAATATGGTGACCCCCTTGCAAAATGCACTGGTAATCGCCGCGATAGCCAATGGGGGATACCTGATGACACCAGTTCTGGTTGAACGTATCGAGAGCCCGGAAGGCGACATTCTTGAAGAAACGCGATCGGCAGTAAAAGGGAAAATGGCGATTAGCGCCAAAACACTTGGCTTGGTGCAAAAAGGATTGTGGGAAGCAGTCAATGGCCCTTCAGGCACGGCAAGATTGGCAAGACTCGACAATATTGGTGTGGCTGGGAAAACTGGAACCGCCCAGGTTTTTAGCAGAAAATCATCCGGTAGTGACGAGGAGAGAAGAGCTTTGCATTTGCGCTCCCATGCATGGTTCGTTGCCTATGCCCCATTTTCGTCTCCAAAAATTGCGGTCTCAGTCATTGTCGAACATGGGGAGCATGGCGCAAGTGCAGCGGCGCCCATCGCTGCGGAGATGATCAAGACTTATCTGGAAACATCGGTTGGAAAAGCCATAATTGATGAAGCGAAGCAACAGGGATAGCAGGCAGGTTCCGGGATCATCGGATCGTTCTGTTCGTAAGACAACGTATGGAAAAGACAATTTATTGTTCTTTATTTCAGCAGTGATCAGGGATGATGAATCATGATAGACCGAAGACTGGTTCAGCATTTTGACTGGGTGTTGTTGGTTGGGCTTGTTTTACTGATCATGGTTGGCTTGACGACCCTTTATAGTGCTACATCGGTTGGAAAGGTCGGGGTTGTTTCGAACATTTTTTATAAGCAGCTCAGTTGGTATGGCGTTGGATGGATCGTACTGATCGTCGTGCTGTTCTTTGACTATCGAAAATCGGAATCCTATGCCTACTGGCTTTATGTCGGCATCGTGCTCATGCTGGTGGGTGTTCTGATCGCGGGAAGGCATGTTGCAGGCGCCAGAAGGTGGCTTGGATTGGGGCCCATTGCATTCCAGCCCTCCGAGATGATGAAGATCGTGATCATCTTGGCCCTCTCAAAGTTCTATTCGAAACGGGTCAGTATTCATGGCCTTGGGATACGGGATATTTGGCCCGCAATTCTCATGACGGCAATTCCATTTGGCCTGATTCTCAAACAGCCGGACTTGGGTACAGGATTGATACTGGTCCTGATCGCCAGCTCAATGACGTTATTGGCTCGGGTTAAGAAAGGCGTTTTACTGGCACTGTGCTTAACCGGATTGGTCGTGCTGCCTGCGGGATGGCTTGTTTTGAAGGAGTATCAGAGGCAGCGGATTGTAACTTTTCTTTCGCCGGAAAGAGATCCGTTGGGTGCTGGTTATCATATTATTCAGTCGAAGATCGCTGTCGGTTCAGGGCAACTTGTCGGGAAGGGCTTCATGAAAGGGACACAAAACGTACTCTCATTCCTTCCAGAGCAACATACCGATTTTATTTTTTCGGTTCTTGCCGAAGATTGGGGTTTGATAGGCTCATTTATCGTGTTGTTGCTATTTTTATCCGTCATTGTATGGAGTTTAAACATTGGACATCAGTGCCGAGATGCTTACGGCATTTTCGTAATATATGGAATTTCAAGTTTATTCTTTTGGGAAGTCAGCATCAATGTTGCAATGGTGATGGGTATGGTTCCAGTGGTAGGGATTCCACTGCCATTCGTTTCATATGGAGGGACCGCGGTTCTGGTCATGATGACTTCGATGGGCTTACTAATGAATATTAGTATGAGAAGATTTCTGTTTGAATGACCAGAATAGGGAATATTGCGAGAAGGTGGATGAAAATAAATCGAATGGGATAGCACTCTCATTTGTGGAATAGTCGAAAGCGGGGAATCGCTTTCAGTTGAATGCTCAATGTGATTCAGACCCATCGCCTTAACAGACTCAATGCCATTGAGACTGCCGATACATTACGATACATCCATGCATGGAATGCCAATGGCGATACTGGGCGGTAGTGAAATGAACGCGAATAAAGACTTTTCGTTTGAACGTGATCAGGCAGGGAGCAAGAGATAACGAGGGCTTTTTTATCACGAATTACCCATTGACATCGGGATATTTGGGATGCTATAGACCTGCAGTTTTATCGAGCTGCAATCTGTTTTCGTATTCCAATGTCCATGGATTCATCAGATCATCCGAAATCGGAGAACAGGAGGAAATTGTATGATTAGCATCGATGGTTCTGTAGTGATCCAGATCGCCAATTTCGTGATTTTGATTTGGGCCTTGAATTTGGTGCTTT
This window contains:
- the rodA gene encoding rod shape-determining protein RodA, coding for MIDRRLVQHFDWVLLVGLVLLIMVGLTTLYSATSVGKVGVVSNIFYKQLSWYGVGWIVLIVVLFFDYRKSESYAYWLYVGIVLMLVGVLIAGRHVAGARRWLGLGPIAFQPSEMMKIVIILALSKFYSKRVSIHGLGIRDIWPAILMTAIPFGLILKQPDLGTGLILVLIASSMTLLARVKKGVLLALCLTGLVVLPAGWLVLKEYQRQRIVTFLSPERDPLGAGYHIIQSKIAVGSGQLVGKGFMKGTQNVLSFLPEQHTDFIFSVLAEDWGLIGSFIVLLLFLSVIVWSLNIGHQCRDAYGIFVIYGISSLFFWEVSINVAMVMGMVPVVGIPLPFVSYGGTAVLVMMTSMGLLMNISMRRFLFE
- the mrdA gene encoding penicillin-binding protein 2 yields the protein MTNPKRLLSSQTPDFDWYRKRLFVSACIVLPVFAALFFRLLYLQIIEGDYFKQLSENNCIRIQNFDSPRGLIFDRNGVLLVDNQPSYDAGLVLKDAKPLGQALQHLATYLDLSEDEIEQTIERKKSLAALKPITIKENISRNLLGFLEANRYDIPGLVVDVRLKRRYVYADTTAHILGYLGEVSSAELAGERFMAYRRGDIVGKYGIERSYEDILKGVRGGRQIVVDARGRLSTVLDTIASVPGSNLFLSIDATLQQKAESLLSGTVGAVVAIEPFSGKVLAMVSSPSFDPNHFIDGMSREQWEQLSKNRQRPLENKAIQAEYPPASTYKIVTAIAGLEEGVIDEKTTFNCPGYLKFGDRDYRCWRKGGHGTVNVIRALAESCDVFFYQTGLRLGVDRLATYAKAFGLGAPSGIHLDGEASGLIPTSSWKKKKTGVPWQMGETLSIAIGQGYNMVTPLQNALVIAAIANGGYLMTPVLVERIESPEGDILEETRSAVKGKMAISAKTLGLVQKGLWEAVNGPSGTARLARLDNIGVAGKTGTAQVFSRKSSGSDEERRALHLRSHAWFVAYAPFSSPKIAVSVIVEHGEHGASAAAPIAAEMIKTYLETSVGKAIIDEAKQQG